In Camelina sativa cultivar DH55 chromosome 17, Cs, whole genome shotgun sequence, the genomic stretch AAAATCgatacattaacaaaaaaacaactagACCTTAAATTTTTATCGGACACAGTAAtgcaattacaaaaaaaataaactatacaAAAGGTTTAGGTTCTCTCACTGTAATTCTCAATCTCATTgcttctttacatttttttcacaaagagccggtaataaacaaaacttagCTACATAGCATTTTGACAGGAGAGAATTGTACGGTCAGACAAGCATGATCCGAGATATTGTAATTCTCCGGCCACAGTCCTTTCTCTGCTTCTTGCGGAAACAAAACCGCTTTCTTTACTCTCAATccgattgcttcttcttcttcttcttcttcttcttcttcttcttcttcttcttcttcaccttcttctccttcttcgttCTTACTCTCCATCATACTCTCTTTGCAGTTTCCAGGTTTGTTCACCATCGTCGTGTTCCAAATTTTCTGATAGTACATATAACACACACTCATCAGAGTCTTGATTGacgttttttttaacaaagctcaGATTCATTACCGGTTTGTGACTTCCATTTTGCACCAGttggtttagtttagtttacCTTAAGTTCTTCAGAGTCGAAGACACCATTTCCATCAAGATCAGCTCTAACCCATAGCTCTTTTGTCTCTTCGAAGCTAAGTCCATGTGGAATGCCCGTTAGATTTATCTACCACacaatatcaaaattttgacgTCAGCATAAAAGTCCATTCGTCGttgaaagaaattgaaaaaaatctgGAAGAACTCATTTGATCCTTATTCTACTACTGTTATGATAAATGAAATCTCTAGATGATCACAACGAATTTCCAAAAGTGTTGAATGTCAATtagaatttgaaaatataagtttttttggCAGCATTTATGGACAATTGAGGCTTCTCTAGGCGCACTTTTTCCTGAAGAGAATGTATATACCTTTTGAAGTGCTTGGCAAAAGTCAGAGTAGGTTAGTGAATCACTATGATTATTTGCCCCAAGAAAAGCAAAGGCATCGCCCTCGGCTATGGAAGCTTTGTGAAGTTGATACTGGAAGAACCATCAAGAGAAatcagaaataaacaaaatggaCATGAAGAAGGTAAATTTGGAAAGAATGAGACATGACATGGTAAAGTATGATATGACTTAACATTTTATAAGTTAATATCTTAGTTTTATGAAGATCTCACCTTGATAATGCTGAAAACAGCTTCCACCCAACTTGTTCTCAATGGTTTTCTTGAATCACTAGGGTTACAGAGCCATATGAAATCAACTCCGCATATATTTCCCCTGTGGTTTCTGTGGCTAACCCACTGAAGATAAAAATGGAAGAAAGACTGGATAAGGATGTGAATTTTTACTATATGAGCGTAATAACATAAGGCTGGAgaataaaaaaaggtttgtaAGAGATGTTTACCCTATGAGCATCACTGTCTGTATACTGGTGAGCATCATCGTATGATGATATGAACCCTTGAGATCTCAAGAATTTGTAGACATGCCCGCGTTTGCTTCCATTCCAGTCACTGAGATAAGCATAATTCAAAAGTCTGTGACTACACATTGTACTGGTGGAGGGACACAATTTCAAGACTCTAAAAGATCCAGAACTTACCCGCAGAGAATAATGGGCATGTGATTAAGTTTATATTCCTTTTGGAAAGCTTCCAAATATTCAAGAATTTTGTAAACCTGTTAAGAGAAGCAGGTATATTGAAATTAAACTAGGATTACAAGATCTAAGGGGAACGGTCTCAAAATGCAAAATGATGGGAAGGATGACAAACCTGATGCAATCTAACAACAGACAAGCTAGAATCATGAGGAAACAACAGGTGAGTGTTCACTATAATGACTTCTTGTTGAATGTCTTGCTTCCCATTAAGCGGAAAGGGAACAACTGATTTGACATGTAAGAGCTGAGCAACGCGGTCTCCGAAATCGTTAAAGAGCAGCTCTCGGTAATTTACAACTTTAAAATGGTCCTTATGGATGGCAGTTAAAAGACCTGTAAGAAAGATATACAAGTCCACAAATGAGACATAAAAGGCAAAGAATCCTATCTTTGATCGCATGCGATCAGATAGAGGAGTCCAGACCTATAGATAGCATTGTCTTTGAATTTCAGTTCATATATCAACTCCATCCATAAAACAGTCATTGAAAGTATTGCCGCTTTATACGGCATCCTACAAACAAACGACGCTGAGAGATCATATAAACACAAACAAGCAACCTGTGACACAAGAAAGATTCTGACATGCCCTTCCAAGACATGTATAGATTTGAACCACCCTACACTATTAAATGAGGCATTTTAAGCAGCAACACTAACTGAGCCTATTAAGTTTCTAACGATTCTGGACAGAGAGACCTAGACCAATTAAGCAATAAACACAGAGACATGGCATCCTTCTACTCTCCTAGCTAGAGCTGACGGCAATTTCACTTAAAAGAAGTAGTAAACAAAATGCAAGAATCATACCATCACCACGACCATTGGTTCTAGCCAACTGAAAAAGAGTGTAGCCTGAAGTGGCAAGCTGGTCGTGATACATGTTGACTAATTCCTCATTCCCAACCCAAACTTCCTGTGAATAAACAGTCAAACAATAGCTAAAGAGTCACAAGCTGAAGCTAAAAAAGTCAAATATGTTTGAGTTTATAAGTCACAAGAAGCAAAAGTGTGTACCTGGAGACAGATAACAGAAGAGCGTTTATGGAGTAACAAATCTAAAATCCTCTGGTTACGAGCTAACCAAAGCTCGTGAAAATCGCTCTCTCTAATGCTCTGATTCTTTAAAAACCccaacaaacacaatcaattcGACCAATCAATCAATGTCGCTAAAACGAGAAATCAGAAAAGGAGGAGAAAACAAACCTGCTGATCAACGCGTTTATAAATCGGAGCCAGTATATTGAAAGTAGTACAAGATATATTCGATTCCACCATTGAAGAAGCTAAGTTGGAGTTGAGTCTctgcaaattaaaaacaaaaacacaatcgGTGAATCACTCATCATCAATTCtcagaaagaaggaaaaaactcaaaaagtgaAGTCTCGGAAGAGGAGGGAGGGAAGCACACACACCATAAGTGAAACCGGTTTGTTGATTCTGGAGAGTAAACCGGAAAAGTAGATCGGGAGAGGGACGGCagcgaagacgaagaagaaggagagtggagaagagaaggaagggATGAATCTAGACCGTAGAAAGAAGCTGAGCCTTGTTCTCGTTGTGCTtcgattctgatgatgatggctTTGCATTTGAGCTTTCGAATTCCCCCGAATAGAgatcttttctttctgatttccttttatttatccgtctctttgtttttttttttttttttttttttttttttggcagtNatttgtttattttattcataaaaaaaatgaaaaaagggaTATGCCTTTTAcgtgatatttaatttgtttcgtaaatataattaattttctttctacacaccacacaaaaaaaagttttcttagCAAAGGAAAAAATTGATCGTCTAGTAAGGTCCATGTAATTTCAACCACAATGACTATGTAATTTTCATCATAACTCCTTTGAGTCTATTTGTTGGCCACATATCGAAGtttctttagtttgttttgttgtattaaTGGGTTTAGATTGAAACATTCAAAGGGATTTTAATATCTGACAATTCATGGAAGTTTACAAACGATATAgctattataagtttataacgtACATAATATAGTACCATATTTAAgatcaaaaaacataaaataaagaaattgcTGGTATTGGTAAAGGGAATGAGAGGGAAATTATTAGTGATTGGGGAAGAGAACCGCGTCTATGTCGGTGCTCATCACATCACACGGTTCTTATTCGTACCACaccaattatattattatatttttacagCAAAATTTGCTGCTTAACCACGTtgtatttattgattatttttagcTTCTTTGTCAAATGTCAACCCATTAACAAATACGGTgagttcataaaaaaaaatacttgtttttatttttatttttaattcatacgccaattattgttttttgtttttttaatatcatacaCAAGGCTATATgcatactttatttattttacctttGATAATACATTTCTCACATATTACATTTGACAATGTCCTTTTGTATCTGTTTAAAAAACTTACACACAAAAgccaaatttgattttcttaagtAAAAAATTTCACAATTAAATCTTCTAAGTCTACTTGGAGATAGAGATAACCGAAGAGCGTTCATAGAGTAACAAATCTAAAATCCTCTGTTTCCGAGTTAACCATAGCTTTTCAACcaacatttttttaaagaaatatacaGTACCAATCACCCCACCAAACTTTTTGACTTCGCTTACAGATAAAGGCTTCTCTCACAAATTCTCTACTCCTCATCTCTCTatacaaatattcaaatttggGCACAATCATCATTATTAATCAAGTAAACTATGTAAGCACATTTAACTTCACTCAAAGAgtgaattaaattaataaaccaaattgAAGATAGGATTCAAATTTCAGATAGAGTTTCATTATCCACTTTAGCCTGCAGCTCAAGCATCCAAAACCAGACAATGAAAGGGAATCAACCATATGATGTTACACATATACACCTTATAAACAATTTATGTGTAGCTTGCAAggaaaccaaacaacaaataagaGAACACAACCCCAAAATTATGAACACAGAATGGGAAATGGATTTGGGTCGAAAGCAAACTTTTTTCAAATGCACCAAGTGGCAATTCGAAGACACACTTGATCCTATCAACTGCCCTTTCCACTACTTTTGCGACAGCCTCTACGCCGGCGACTACCCTCAAATCATTGATGTTctagttttcttcttcgtcACGGTTTCTTACTTGACGGCGCTAATAGCTATGTTAAGGAAGGTACTatcaagaagaagcagaagagaagaTGGTGATTATGatggtgttgatgatgatgatgataaagcaAAAAGGTACTTAGTTCCTTCTGGTCCAATCNCAGACAATGAAAGGGAATCAACCATATGATGTTACACATATACACCTTATAAACAATTTATGTGTAGCTTGCAAggaaaccaaacaacaaataagaGAACACAACCCCAAAATTATGAACACAGAATGGGAAATGGATTTGGGTCGAAAGCAAACTTTTTTCAAATGCACCAAGTGGCAATTCGAAGACACACTTGATCCTATCAACTGCCCTTTCCACTACTTTTGCGACAGCCTCTACGCCGGCGACTACCCTCAAATCATTGATGTTctagttttcttcttcgtcACGGTTTCTTACTTGACGGCGCTAATAGCTATGTTAAGGAAGGTACTatcaagaagaagcagaagagaagaTGGTGATTATGatggtgttgatgatgatgatgataaagcaAAAAGGTACTTAGTTCCTTCTGGTCCAATCTCTTTCCCTTTGATCATCTTGATCCTTGCAAAAGGTCAAAGGATCAATACCCTTTTCCCAATTTCCATCTTCGGACCTGAAATCCTGCAGCTCGTTCAACTCTCAGTGCTTATATTCGAGAACAACATCGAAAAAGAAGCAAGCTTTGTCTTCTTTGAAGCCTCTACTGTCTCTGGAATTATCCACGCCAGCCTTTACTTAGACGCTGTGATTCTTCCCTACTATACAGGATACGATGCTCTGGTCACTTCTACGTTCTCTGGAGTTTGCAAGTCTTGTGTCTGCAAGAAAGAGCCATTGATAGTGGGAGGGAAGATTGTGGCTTACCGGGGATGGTCTAGTACAACGTTCTTGGTTGTGGGTGTTCTGTGTTTGAGGATTATATGCAAGTTATgcagagaagaagcaaagaggaaAAAAGTTACGGTGATTAAAATGGCAGTGGAAGGATTGGCATGGGTTGTTCTTATACGAGATTGTGTGTATTTGGCTGTTATGTCACCTGTTGAAGAGCCCGTATTGTTTATAGCTTTTGTGTATGGTTCTGTTCTTGTGTTGATATGCGTTTATGTAATCACACAAGTTTGTTGTTTGGTCAGTCGGAGGTCGACTAAGAAGACATCAGACACGTGACATTTCTAAATAAAAGGATAGGTGTTCAATCCGGATTACATACAAAATTATCGGTTCATGAGAATAATAGTATCCAAGATAAAACAGTCTTTCTTGGTTTTTATAGCACTTTTCCTAAcattggaaaaaatgaaaattgtttatatatgccCTATATGGTGCGAAGTAATTTGTCATATCTACAAAGTACATAATCACATGAATGTTTGAACACATAATTCATTGTAAAATTAAGTTATTGTGACAATTTTGTACATAATcgttttttattggtttgtgtCATGTTATAATATACATTTGTCTTGTCATGTTATAATCGTTTTTATTGGTTTGTGTcatgttatatatatggttaactttgttttacttttgataAGCTTCcagatttttagaattttgtaaaCCTATCACAGCACCTCGGTAGCCTAAGTATCCAAGCAAGCAAAACCGACAAAATTTTCCCGCTACCTCTTGTTTTTGTATCTGTTGTTGTTATTTCAGTGTTAAACACCCTCTCGCAGGACATAAAGTCTagttaatttatagagagatgAGAATATTAACCAACCTCATGGGATGTAGTGAACAACAATTCCAGTGGAAGATAACACTTGTAGGACATCAAGCGTAGTGTCCTCCAAGGTGCCCAATACATTAATGGTGACAGGACCAGAGCTACCAATCATATACAAAACCGATTGTACACGCTGACGGACCTGACTAGCTACACAACTATCGGTAATCGGACAGGTGTCGAGATCAATCCACACCGACGTCTTTGACATCCTTCTTAGAattaaaaaacttgaaaaacaagAACATCTCTCTTATTAATTTaccaaattctcaaaaactaaatttggcaatgcaaacaaaaatataaacacaTCTTTATATTTCCCAACAAAATCTCTATCTCGCCCTTTCCTAGCTATTTACtgacgtaattttttttttttgttgatttaattGATTGATAGGTTCCAATTGTTACTTCCTCACTTttgtaacaacaaaaaataagaaaaaaatgtaactataaTAAGGttatagaagaaaattaataatcagattaataatcaaattaataactTTTGGCCTCAAAtgaaaattgtttatatatgccCTATATGGTGCGAAGTAATTTGTCATATCTACAAAGTACATGATCACATGAATGTTTGAACACATAATTCATTGTAAAATTAagttattgtg encodes the following:
- the LOC104754194 gene encoding uncharacterized calcium-binding protein At1g02270 isoform X1, with protein sequence MQSHHHQNRSTTRTRLSFFLRSRFIPSFSSPLSFFFVFAAVPLPIYFSGLLSRINKPVSLMRLNSNLASSMVESNISCTTFNILAPIYKRVDQQNQSIRESDFHELWLARNQRILDLLLHKRSSVICLQEVWVGNEELVNMYHDQLATSGYTLFQLARTNGRGDGLLTAIHKDHFKVVNYRELLFNDFGDRVAQLLHVKSVVPFPLNGKQDIQQEVIIVNTHLLFPHDSSLSVVRLHQVYKILEYLEAFQKEYKLNHMPIILCGDWNGSKRGHVYKFLRSQGFISSYDDAHQYTDSDAHRWVSHRNHRGNICGVDFIWLCNPSDSRKPLRTSWVEAVFSIIKYQLHKASIAEGDAFAFLGANNHSDSLTYSDFCQALQKINLTGIPHGLSFEETKELWVRADLDGNGVFDSEELKKIWNTTMVNKPGNCKESMMESKNEEGEEGEEEEEEEEEEEEEEEEAIGLRVKKAVLFPQEAEKGLWPENYNISDHACLTVQFSPVKMLCS
- the LOC104754196 gene encoding uncharacterized protein LOC104754196 isoform X1 encodes the protein MNTEWEMDLGRKQTFFKCTKWQFEDTLDPINCPFHYFCDSLYAGDYPQIIDVLVFFFVTVSYLTALIAMLRKVLSRRSRREDGDYDGVDDDDDKAKRYLVPSGPISFPLIILILAKGQRINTLFPISIFGPEILQLVQLSVLIFENNIEKEASFVFFEASTVSGIIHASLYLDAVILPYYTGYDALVTSTFSGVCKSCVCKKEPLIVGGKIVAYRGWSSTTFLVVGVLCLRIICKLCREEAKRKKVTVIKMAVEGLAWVVLIRDCVYLAVMSPVEEPVLFIAFVYGSVLVLICVYVITQVCCLVSRRSTKKTSDT
- the LOC104754196 gene encoding uncharacterized protein LOC104754196 isoform X2, with amino-acid sequence MNTEWEMDLGRKQTFFKCTKWQFEDTLDPINCPFHYFCDSLYAGDYPQIIDVLVFFFVTVSYLTALIAMLRKVLSRRSRREDGDYDGVDDDDDKAKRYLVPSGPISFPLIILILAKGQRINTLFPISIFGPEILQLVQLSVLIFENNIEKEASFVFFEASTVSGIIHASLYLDAVILPYYTGYDALVTSTFSGVCKSCVCKKEPLIVGGKIVAYRGWSSTTFLVVGVLCLRIICKLCREEAKRKKVTVIKMAVEGLAWVVLIRDCVYLAVMSPVEEPVLFIAFVYGSVLVLICVYVITQVCCLVSRRSTKKTSDT
- the LOC104754194 gene encoding uncharacterized calcium-binding protein At1g02270 isoform X2, translated to MQSHHHQNRSTTRTRLSFFLRSRFIPSFSSPLSFFFVFAAVPLPIYFSGLLSRINKPVSLMRLNSNLASSMVESNISCTTFNILAPIYKRVDQQSIRESDFHELWLARNQRILDLLLHKRSSVICLQEVWVGNEELVNMYHDQLATSGYTLFQLARTNGRGDGLLTAIHKDHFKVVNYRELLFNDFGDRVAQLLHVKSVVPFPLNGKQDIQQEVIIVNTHLLFPHDSSLSVVRLHQVYKILEYLEAFQKEYKLNHMPIILCGDWNGSKRGHVYKFLRSQGFISSYDDAHQYTDSDAHRWVSHRNHRGNICGVDFIWLCNPSDSRKPLRTSWVEAVFSIIKYQLHKASIAEGDAFAFLGANNHSDSLTYSDFCQALQKINLTGIPHGLSFEETKELWVRADLDGNGVFDSEELKKIWNTTMVNKPGNCKESMMESKNEEGEEGEEEEEEEEEEEEEEEEAIGLRVKKAVLFPQEAEKGLWPENYNISDHACLTVQFSPVKMLCS